A DNA window from Paenibacillus andongensis contains the following coding sequences:
- a CDS encoding helix-turn-helix transcriptional regulator, producing MKIDRLLAITMLLLNRRRISAKELSERFEVSLRTVYRDVEAINQAGIPVVSYAGMSGGYEIMDQYRLDRQFLSLDELQSIIVGLKGIRSTVGDQEISNLLDKVGALVAKSEQNTVANLNNQLIIDMNPWRGSNQDKEKLSTLRSSIKESKLISFQYITSQSEESVRTVEPMGIVVKGFGWYLYGYCLLRQDFRVFRLTRMKEIEVLQRTFERKEGTIEQLDHNWGKRDPSTLIKLVLHAQPNVRAQVEDYFRPEQITVQADGTLMITATQPDESWLHGMLLSYGPSLRILEPAHIAAIIKDKAEKIVQLYADEH from the coding sequence TTGAAAATTGATCGTCTGCTTGCCATTACCATGCTGCTTCTGAACCGAAGAAGAATCAGCGCCAAAGAGCTTTCGGAGCGTTTTGAGGTGTCGCTGCGTACCGTTTATCGCGACGTTGAGGCCATTAACCAAGCTGGCATTCCTGTCGTTTCCTATGCTGGGATGAGCGGTGGTTATGAGATTATGGACCAATATCGGCTGGATCGCCAATTCCTGTCCCTCGATGAGCTGCAATCTATTATTGTCGGCCTCAAAGGAATCCGCTCTACCGTTGGCGACCAAGAGATCAGCAACCTTCTTGATAAAGTCGGCGCTCTCGTGGCGAAATCGGAACAGAACACCGTCGCTAACCTAAACAATCAACTTATTATTGATATGAATCCTTGGCGCGGCAGCAATCAAGACAAAGAGAAGCTAAGTACACTGCGCAGTTCAATAAAGGAATCCAAGCTGATTTCCTTTCAATATATCACTTCCCAAAGTGAGGAATCTGTGCGAACAGTAGAGCCTATGGGCATTGTAGTCAAAGGGTTCGGCTGGTATTTGTACGGCTACTGCCTGCTGCGTCAAGATTTTCGCGTCTTCCGATTAACTCGAATGAAAGAGATTGAAGTGCTTCAGAGAACCTTTGAACGCAAAGAAGGAACCATAGAACAGCTGGATCATAACTGGGGCAAAAGAGATCCCTCCACGCTCATCAAACTCGTGCTGCATGCGCAGCCGAACGTTCGCGCTCAAGTAGAGGATTATTTCCGTCCTGAGCAAATTACCGTCCAAGCTGACGGCACTTTGATGATTACCGCCACTCAACCGGATGAATCGTGGCTTCATGGCATGCTTCTTAGCTATGGTCCTAGCCTGCGTATTCTCGAACCGGCCCATATTGCAGCCATTATTAAAGATAAAGCCGAGAAAATTGTTCAACTCTACGCAGATGAACACTGA
- a CDS encoding DinB family protein, with the protein MFRTIEDFVNEWNHETKATQRVLDTLTDASLKQQIAPDFRSLGQLGWHIATTVHEMTSRTGLKFDTPEGEELAPASAKTIADTYRSSSAGLSEAIQAQWTDAKLSESSDMYGEQWLNGLTLRILISHEIHHRGEMIVLMRQAGLRVPDIYGPTREDWLERGMQPLV; encoded by the coding sequence ATGTTCAGAACAATCGAAGATTTTGTAAACGAATGGAATCATGAAACAAAAGCTACCCAGCGCGTGCTGGACACTTTGACAGATGCTTCTCTTAAGCAGCAAATCGCGCCCGACTTCCGCTCGTTAGGACAACTGGGTTGGCATATTGCGACAACTGTTCATGAAATGACTTCACGTACAGGGCTCAAATTCGACACTCCCGAGGGTGAAGAACTCGCACCAGCATCCGCCAAAACAATTGCTGACACCTATCGCTCCTCCTCTGCTGGGCTGTCCGAAGCTATTCAGGCCCAGTGGACAGATGCTAAGCTCTCTGAAAGCAGTGACATGTATGGTGAGCAATGGCTCAATGGCTTAACACTGCGCATCCTCATTTCGCATGAAATTCACCATCGTGGTGAAATGATCGTCTTGATGCGTCAAGCCGGACTGCGAGTTCCCGACATTTACGGACCGACTCGCGAGGATTGGTTGGAGCGCGGCATGCAGCCGTTGGTGTGA
- a CDS encoding helix-turn-helix domain-containing protein, translating into MRNEVILLKMPQTWFQIGNRKSALTTMIASNLFILLIPLAMGLFLYAKVEHSLETNANRSNTAMLEQLKLSLDYKLSEVDNLMRQVALDPKLDYMLKIPKDADSADKYRFVEFMRNQLGRYRSMVSSFIFDYYVYFASSDTIVKADLLTDSRTYYSTYYTFKDMTYEQWHKNILTSVHSMSYLPAASLSRGNEISTNTEYVPKEVVVYEQSLPLRSQSDTLGNFIVLIDVDQIKQMLKQLETASDSAIYIIDPTGKTIMSTSDIPLSSDLLNHIETNSSPFDYQLAGVNQMVSVTSSQKAGWKYVSVTPNDVFMQQVNQIQRWSLGLFVICLIAGLLAVYAGVYRNYKPLQRTVNAIMRGKDMIRRPASNEYEFIQQTFEGSIHEEKNLRNLLAQQIPLIRTNYLSRLIRGYMDVNVSPENEETLRFMDLSFVSDQFAILLVKIEDIDDFSEEQSEQGWAHARFIVSNIGVDLIQLHHNGYSVELDRDRLAFLINLKDRRGDRSAVDIREFAESLNNMISQKFKINITVAAGDIHQGPKAIRDSYPEALSALEYRLIKGKNAVIHFQDIIDATHHYYYPLEIEIQLINFVRSGDSDNVEKLLSTIYSMNFDSNHITPELGKCLFFNVMSTFLKIVNATNTNPEEVLGANFDPIKAVFSYPTADGMYQKTKDLYATLTRLFKVERSDHSTQLLQEIVHFVDQNLDDPNMGLALVADRLQMTSPYISTFFKKHQGQNLLDYVTRKRIEKAKMLMDNKELTNTQIAQMVGYTNDVVFIRAFKKQEGIPPGKYREAMRPDKTGSDA; encoded by the coding sequence TTGAGGAATGAGGTGATCTTATTGAAAATGCCGCAGACTTGGTTTCAAATTGGCAATCGCAAAAGTGCGCTGACGACGATGATCGCCTCCAATTTATTCATCCTGTTAATTCCGCTTGCCATGGGACTCTTTTTGTACGCCAAAGTGGAGCATAGTCTGGAAACAAACGCCAACCGTTCCAATACGGCGATGCTAGAGCAATTAAAGCTGTCGCTCGACTATAAATTATCGGAAGTAGATAATTTGATGCGTCAGGTCGCGCTCGATCCGAAGTTGGATTATATGTTGAAAATTCCGAAAGATGCAGACAGCGCCGACAAATACCGCTTCGTGGAATTCATGCGCAACCAATTGGGCAGGTACCGCAGCATGGTAAGCAGTTTCATTTTTGACTATTACGTTTATTTTGCCAGCAGCGATACAATTGTCAAAGCAGATTTATTGACCGATTCTCGTACGTATTATTCCACCTACTATACTTTTAAGGACATGACCTATGAGCAGTGGCACAAGAATATTTTGACAAGTGTGCATAGCATGTCTTACTTGCCAGCCGCCTCCCTCTCTCGAGGGAACGAAATATCCACGAACACCGAATACGTTCCGAAGGAGGTCGTCGTCTATGAACAATCGCTTCCCCTTCGTTCGCAATCCGATACCCTTGGTAATTTTATCGTTCTGATCGATGTCGACCAAATCAAACAGATGTTAAAGCAGTTGGAAACAGCTAGCGACAGCGCGATTTATATCATTGACCCTACAGGAAAAACAATTATGAGCACGAGCGATATCCCCTTATCGTCCGACCTCCTCAATCACATTGAAACCAATAGCAGTCCATTCGATTACCAGCTCGCTGGCGTCAATCAAATGGTATCGGTCACTTCTTCGCAAAAGGCGGGCTGGAAGTATGTGTCGGTGACGCCAAATGACGTGTTTATGCAGCAGGTCAATCAAATTCAAAGATGGTCCTTGGGGCTTTTCGTTATCTGCTTGATCGCTGGGCTGCTAGCCGTCTACGCCGGGGTATACCGCAATTACAAGCCGCTCCAGAGAACGGTGAACGCGATTATGCGCGGGAAAGACATGATTAGGCGCCCTGCCTCCAACGAATACGAGTTTATCCAACAGACGTTCGAAGGATCGATTCACGAAGAGAAAAACTTGCGCAACCTGCTAGCCCAGCAAATCCCTTTAATTCGAACCAATTACTTATCCCGCCTCATACGCGGATACATGGATGTGAACGTTTCCCCAGAAAACGAAGAAACACTTCGGTTTATGGATCTATCGTTCGTAAGTGATCAATTTGCCATACTCCTTGTCAAGATCGAAGACATCGATGATTTCAGTGAAGAACAATCCGAACAAGGCTGGGCGCATGCAAGGTTTATCGTATCAAATATAGGTGTTGATCTTATTCAACTGCATCATAACGGATATTCGGTTGAGCTCGATCGCGATCGTCTTGCTTTTCTCATCAACCTGAAGGATCGTCGAGGAGATCGCTCTGCTGTCGATATACGAGAATTCGCAGAATCGCTTAACAACATGATCTCACAAAAATTCAAAATCAACATTACTGTAGCCGCAGGAGATATCCATCAGGGGCCAAAGGCGATTCGCGACTCCTACCCAGAAGCGCTATCAGCACTTGAATATAGACTCATTAAAGGGAAAAACGCCGTCATCCACTTCCAAGATATCATAGATGCCACACATCACTATTATTATCCGCTTGAAATCGAAATACAGCTTATCAATTTCGTTCGGAGCGGCGATTCCGATAATGTGGAAAAACTGCTCTCTACGATCTATTCGATGAATTTCGATTCTAACCATATCACTCCTGAACTTGGTAAGTGTTTGTTCTTCAATGTCATGAGCACATTTCTGAAAATTGTGAACGCCACAAATACGAACCCGGAAGAAGTGCTTGGTGCAAATTTCGATCCGATCAAAGCGGTTTTCAGCTATCCGACGGCGGATGGCATGTACCAGAAAACGAAGGATCTGTACGCAACGCTCACCCGTTTGTTTAAAGTCGAACGGTCCGATCACAGCACGCAATTACTGCAGGAGATCGTCCATTTCGTGGATCAAAATCTCGATGATCCGAACATGGGGCTGGCGCTTGTCGCTGACCGTCTCCAGATGACGTCGCCATATATTTCCACCTTCTTCAAAAAACATCAAGGGCAAAACCTGTTAGATTACGTCACACGCAAACGGATTGAAAAAGCGAAAATGTTGATGGACAACAAGGAGCTGACAAACACACAAATTGCGCAAATGGTCGGTTATACGAACGACGTTGTGTTCATTCGCGCTTTCAAGAAGCAGGAAGGTATTCCACCTGGAAAATACCGCGAAGCAATGAGGCCGGACAAAACCGGATCCGACGCATAA
- a CDS encoding ABC transporter substrate-binding protein, producing the protein MKHVSSVMLISLLAASVAACSSNSDGGKSSSPQPGKETQPPKLTNLTYWVTNQPSAASQMKTYAEMEMYKELEKVTGVKVEFQHPPTDAQQAKEQFNLMLASNQLPDVIETSWTGYPGGPEKAIQDNKIIKLNDLIDKYAPNLKKLLTDHPDWKKQIMTDDGSIYSFPFLRGGDKVRVFFGPGVRQDWLDKLGLKMPTTIDEWYTVMKAFKEKDPNGNGKADEIPIYLDKAIFATDAPFLGAWGINYGFYQDSGKVKYGPIQPEFKDFLATMNKWYKEGLLDKDFAAPNDKLYDNKMTTNLMGASVYYNGGGIGKYANLMKDKDPNFKLVAAPYPVLKEGDKPIWGQKDFVSNGIGAAVTTSNKNPIETVKWLDYAYGEKGDLLFNYGKEGVSYKMENGKAVFLPEVLNPPSGVSLAQSFSKHNRSTWSAPFVLSDNFQLQYLALPQQKDALAIWSKPTAERKMPLVTPTKDESSKYASVMTDVETYRDEMLLKFIMGVEPIENFDKYVKKIQSMGIEDATKIQQAALERFNKRS; encoded by the coding sequence ATGAAACATGTAAGCTCCGTCATGCTGATTTCTTTACTCGCAGCTTCAGTTGCCGCATGCAGCAGTAACAGCGATGGCGGGAAGTCATCTTCACCGCAGCCTGGCAAAGAAACGCAGCCGCCGAAGCTGACCAATCTGACGTACTGGGTAACCAACCAGCCCTCAGCCGCTTCGCAGATGAAGACATATGCAGAAATGGAAATGTATAAGGAACTCGAAAAAGTAACTGGCGTGAAGGTTGAATTCCAGCATCCTCCGACCGATGCCCAGCAGGCCAAAGAACAGTTCAACCTCATGCTCGCCTCCAACCAACTGCCGGACGTTATTGAAACGAGCTGGACGGGGTATCCAGGTGGACCGGAGAAAGCGATTCAAGATAATAAAATCATTAAGCTGAATGATTTGATCGATAAATACGCACCGAACCTTAAAAAACTGTTGACGGACCATCCAGACTGGAAAAAGCAAATCATGACAGACGATGGCAGCATCTACTCGTTCCCGTTCCTGCGAGGCGGTGACAAGGTTAGAGTGTTCTTCGGCCCAGGTGTACGTCAGGATTGGCTGGACAAACTAGGGTTAAAAATGCCAACGACGATCGACGAATGGTACACCGTCATGAAAGCTTTTAAAGAGAAAGATCCGAACGGCAACGGCAAAGCGGATGAAATTCCGATTTACCTCGACAAAGCAATATTCGCCACCGACGCTCCGTTCCTCGGCGCATGGGGTATTAATTACGGTTTCTACCAAGATAGCGGCAAAGTGAAGTACGGCCCGATCCAGCCGGAGTTCAAAGATTTCCTTGCAACGATGAACAAATGGTACAAAGAGGGTCTGCTTGATAAAGACTTTGCAGCTCCGAACGATAAATTGTACGACAACAAAATGACGACAAACCTAATGGGAGCATCCGTGTACTATAACGGCGGGGGCATCGGCAAATACGCCAATTTAATGAAGGACAAGGACCCGAACTTCAAGCTAGTCGCCGCTCCTTACCCCGTATTGAAAGAGGGGGATAAACCGATTTGGGGCCAGAAAGATTTTGTATCCAACGGTATAGGCGCTGCTGTCACGACGAGCAACAAAAATCCGATTGAGACTGTCAAATGGCTTGATTATGCTTACGGTGAAAAAGGCGATCTGCTATTTAACTACGGCAAAGAAGGCGTCAGCTATAAAATGGAGAACGGCAAAGCCGTATTCCTCCCGGAAGTGCTCAACCCGCCGAGCGGAGTCAGCCTAGCGCAATCGTTTTCGAAGCATAACCGCTCGACGTGGAGCGCACCATTCGTGCTTAGCGATAATTTTCAATTGCAATATCTCGCGCTCCCGCAGCAGAAAGATGCGCTTGCCATCTGGTCGAAGCCGACGGCTGAACGCAAAATGCCGCTCGTGACGCCAACGAAAGATGAAAGCAGCAAGTATGCTTCCGTTATGACGGATGTCGAGACGTATCGCGACGAAATGCTGCTCAAGTTCATTATGGGCGTGGAACCGATCGAGAACTTCGACAAATACGTTAAGAAGATTCAAAGCATGGGCATCGAAGACGCCACCAAAATTCAGCAAGCGGCGCTCGAACGATTTAATAAGCGCAGTTAA